Proteins co-encoded in one Longimicrobium terrae genomic window:
- a CDS encoding D-alanine--D-alanine ligase, which yields MKIAVLMGGTSAEREVSLASGAAIVKALREKGHEVATVDTARGFVSPDQEASLLPGGVHSAPPAAVEQALPLVELGNIPQLREAEIAFLALHGGDGEDGTIQALLDVLGIRYTGSGPLGSGIAMDKDVSKRLLRDSQVPTLPWRVARAPDFAYDPDTIEDLVGLPCIVKPSRQGSSVGIHIVNDRSELEAAVRDAAQYDTEVMIERFAKGRELTVGILGDQALPPVEIRPKKGIYDYESKYTPGMTEYLCPAPLDEEIVSQLQAYALRAFKVLKLRGYARIDFILAKEQLWCLEANTLPGMTATSLLPKGANAIGIAFPELCERIATSSLK from the coding sequence ATGAAGATCGCCGTGCTGATGGGGGGAACGAGCGCCGAACGCGAGGTGTCACTGGCTTCGGGCGCCGCGATCGTCAAGGCGCTCCGCGAAAAGGGGCACGAGGTCGCCACCGTGGATACGGCCCGCGGCTTCGTGAGCCCGGACCAGGAAGCCAGCCTTCTTCCCGGCGGCGTGCACTCCGCGCCGCCCGCCGCGGTGGAGCAGGCGCTGCCGCTGGTGGAACTCGGCAACATCCCGCAGCTGCGCGAGGCCGAAATCGCCTTTCTGGCCCTGCACGGCGGCGACGGCGAAGACGGCACCATCCAGGCGCTGCTGGACGTGCTGGGCATCCGCTACACCGGCTCCGGCCCGCTGGGCTCCGGCATCGCCATGGACAAGGACGTCAGCAAGCGCCTGCTGCGCGACTCGCAGGTGCCCACGCTCCCCTGGCGCGTGGCGCGGGCTCCGGACTTCGCGTACGATCCCGACACCATCGAGGACCTGGTGGGGCTGCCCTGCATCGTCAAGCCGTCGCGGCAGGGCTCCAGTGTGGGCATCCACATCGTCAACGACCGCTCGGAGCTGGAGGCCGCCGTCCGCGACGCCGCCCAGTACGACACCGAGGTCATGATCGAGCGCTTCGCCAAGGGGCGCGAGCTCACCGTGGGCATCCTGGGCGACCAGGCGCTTCCGCCGGTGGAAATCCGCCCCAAGAAGGGCATCTACGACTACGAAAGCAAGTACACGCCGGGAATGACGGAGTACCTGTGCCCGGCGCCGCTGGACGAGGAGATCGTGTCGCAGCTGCAGGCGTACGCGCTGCGCGCCTTCAAGGTGCTCAAGCTGCGGGGCTACGCGCGAATCGACTTCATCCTGGCCAAGGAACAGCTGTGGTGCCTGGAGGCCAACACCCTGCCGGGAATGACGGCCACCAGCCTGCTTCCCAAGGGCGCCAACGCCATCGGCATCGCCTTTCCCGAGCTCTGCGAACGCATCGCCACTTCGTCGCTGAAGTGA
- a CDS encoding rhomboid family protein: MAYRDSYGGFGGVSVTPWVKRLLIANTAVFLALFIMDLIPATRGFTPLYLAFRPRSFITQPWTLVTYSFVHAGIWHLLGNMLTLFFFGPPLEERWGGRGFLKYYAVAVLGGALLSAALYPVDPAAAIVGASAGTLGLMLAFAMIWPDMLIHIWGIFPVKAKWLVAGLAVINLMMAVSPGSNGTAVLAHLGGMAAGFLLLKSPWAPPAWGEMASVVSRGQPVRRGGALVPWTPRKAEAPRAPAGTATQARPAATGRKKAASAERELLDDVDRILDKISSQGLASLTEDERQRLDEVSRRYRTN, translated from the coding sequence ATGGCTTACCGGGATTCGTACGGGGGCTTCGGCGGAGTGTCGGTCACCCCCTGGGTCAAGCGCCTGCTGATCGCCAACACGGCGGTCTTCCTGGCCCTGTTCATCATGGACCTGATCCCCGCCACGCGCGGGTTCACCCCCCTGTATCTGGCGTTCCGGCCGCGCAGCTTCATCACGCAGCCGTGGACGCTGGTCACCTACTCGTTCGTCCACGCGGGAATCTGGCACCTGCTGGGCAACATGCTCACGCTCTTCTTCTTCGGCCCGCCGCTGGAAGAACGCTGGGGCGGCCGCGGGTTTCTGAAGTACTACGCGGTCGCGGTACTGGGCGGCGCGCTGCTGTCGGCGGCGCTGTATCCGGTGGATCCGGCGGCGGCCATCGTGGGCGCGTCGGCGGGAACGCTGGGGCTGATGCTGGCGTTCGCGATGATCTGGCCGGACATGCTGATCCACATCTGGGGGATCTTTCCGGTCAAGGCCAAGTGGCTGGTGGCCGGTCTGGCGGTCATCAACCTGATGATGGCGGTCAGCCCGGGCAGCAACGGAACCGCGGTTCTGGCGCACCTGGGGGGAATGGCCGCCGGATTCCTGCTGCTCAAGAGCCCGTGGGCGCCGCCGGCGTGGGGCGAGATGGCGTCGGTGGTGAGCCGCGGGCAACCGGTGCGACGGGGCGGGGCGCTGGTGCCATGGACGCCGCGCAAGGCCGAGGCGCCCCGTGCGCCCGCCGGCACCGCAACGCAGGCGCGCCCGGCCGCGACCGGGAGAAAGAAGGCCGCCTCCGCCGAGCGCGAACTGCTGGACGACGTGGATCGCATTCTCGACAAGATCTCGTCGCAGGGACTGGCGTCGCTTACGGAGGATGAACGCCAGCGCCTGGACGAAGTCAGCCGCCGCTACCGTACCAACTGA